Within the Dolichospermum compactum NIES-806 genome, the region AACATCCTCATAAACCAGAGAAAGAGGAAACGTAAAATCAACACTAACCAAATGTACCTCATCATCCTCAACAGAAGGATGTAACTCCCATAAACCCTTCTCATTTAAGCGAAAACAATCCAAACCAATTTTATCAGCACTAATTAAAACATATTCCTGCAAAGTTTGAATCCGTCTATATAGCTGAAACTTTCCCCCCCTATCATAAGCTTCCGTACTCGGAGAAAGTACCTCAATAATTAAACTAGGAAATTGAATAAACTTAATAGCTTGTTTATCTTTAGGGTGACAACTAACAACAACATCAGGATAAGTAAACGGTCCCGTTTCAGACACACCCACTTTCGCATCAGCAATATTAACACGACACTTACTACCTTTTAAATGATTTCTTAACCCAGAAGCTAAATTAAAAGCAATGTCATTATGAGGAATAGTTCCCCCAGTCATAGCGAAAACTTGACCATTGATATATTCGTGTTTAATATCTTGTTGTTCCTCCCACTCCAAATACTCCAAAGGACTCATATAACTTGGATCAAAATTAGCAACCATGACATTTACCTCCTGACTTTCCGTAAAACAAATTAACCGAAAATTTGCAACAACCAGCGATTAACCTCACCATCATCTTGAGTTAAACTGCGTTGAATA harbors:
- a CDS encoding Uma2 family endonuclease, translating into MVANFDPSYMSPLEYLEWEEQQDIKHEYINGQVFAMTGGTIPHNDIAFNLASGLRNHLKGSKCRVNIADAKVGVSETGPFTYPDVVVSCHPKDKQAIKFIQFPSLIIEVLSPSTEAYDRGGKFQLYRRIQTLQEYVLISADKIGLDCFRLNEKGLWELHPSVEDDEVHLVSVDFTFPLSLVYEDVF